Proteins encoded within one genomic window of Vanrija pseudolonga chromosome 3, complete sequence:
- the doxF gene encoding Salicylaldehyde dehydrogenase, protein MAQTAVRNLIHGHQPAHFTTYDVVHPQHGLVHAVERSTETDVFAAIGAAHRASLSWRQTSLAERTEIVRKAADLLADDGSGWRRRIDDANEAETPVSPKWLGVFDVPAFMRGLADVAERALADEEVKANGCRTASASPWRRGMRWVASLDVAKLTYQATILMMRATVTPLLAGNTVVFKTSETTPYTQTLVAQLLHEAGVPKDALVVLHVAVEDAPKLVQVLISDKRVRHVNFTGSTRVGSIIARTAGEHLKPAIVELGGKAPLVLLPDADLDVAASNIIAGALLNAGQICMSTEKVIVPATMYPALVVALREEWSSYEGKAARGVASATSGDRIKKLVTDALDKGAKNILPFPSSAASLPPGKVYPSILGGVTRKMRLYTEESFGPTLAIVAVPDEGRRETSVIHDLVQIANDTEYGLSAAVWGKDVARARAVARGIDAGAVHINTMTPGDSPLVPHGGCKSSGWGRFNGVEGLRAFTQVRESHPHTLTTRYAALKSRMQARSASRCTCLISRLRALFPPSLPITIEHVGSTSVPGLAAKPILDIDIVVAASDLAQGISVLKAAGYEHRGDQGVPSREAFRLPAAPAASGPRVNLYLCVDGVLALRNHLAVRDVLRADDALRDEYAATKYRLASTQGIDMDSYVEGKSEVLGRILAKGGIGAAELAQIEEVNRDTR, encoded by the exons ATGGCACAAACAGCAGTACGCAACCTGATCCACGGGCACCAGCCGGCCCACTTCACGACGTACGACGTAGTGCACCCGCAGCACGGGCTAGTGCACGCGGTCGAGCGCTCGACCGAGACGGACGTGTTTGCcgccatcggcgcggcgcaccgcGCGAGCCTGTCCTGGCGGCAGACGAGCCTGGCCGAGCGCACCGAGATTGTgcgcaaggcggccgacctgctcgcggacgacggctcgggctggcgccggcgcatcgacgacgcgaaCGAGGCGGAGACGCCCGTGTCGCCTAAATGGCTGGGCGTGTTCGACGTGCCTGCCTTCATGAGGGGCTTGGCGGAcgtcgcggagcgcgcgctcgccgacgaggaggtcaaggcgAACGGAT GCCGTACGGCGTCTGCCTcgccatggcggcgtggAATGCGGTGGGTAGCGAGTCTGGACGTGGCCAAGCTGACCTACCAGGCCACGATCCTCATGATGCGCGCGACCGTCACCCCCTTGCTGGCGGGCAACACGGTCGTCTTCAAGACGTCCGAGACGACGCCGTACACCCAGACGCTGGTCGCTCAGCTCCTCCACGAGGCGGGCGTGCCGaaggacgcgctcgtcgtgctccaTGTCGCGGTGGAGGACGCGCCCAAGCTCGTGCAGGTGCTCATCTCGGACAAGCGGGTGCG CCACGTCAACTTTACcggctcgacgcgcgtgGGCTCCATCATCGCACGCACGGCCGGCGAGCACCTCAAGCCCGCGATCGTCGAGCTGGGGGGCAAggcgccgctcgtgctcctgcCCGACGCGGACCTCGATGTGGCGGCGAGCAATA tcatcgccggcgcgctcctcaacGCGGGGCAGATCTGCATGTCGACAGAAAAGGTCATCGTCCCGGCAACAATGTaccccgcgctcgtcgtggcGCTGCGCGAAGAGTGGAGCAGCtacgagggcaaggccgcgcgcggggtggcgagcgcgacatcAGGCGACCGGATCAAGAAGCTCGTCACGGACGCGCTGGACAAGGGCGCGAAGAACATCCTCCCCTTCCCCAGCTctgcggcgtcgctgcccccGGGCAAAGTCTACCCGTCCATCCTGGGCGGGGTGACGCGCAAGATGCGCCTGTACACCGAGGAGTCGTTCGGGCCGACGCTCGCGATTGTCGCGGTGCCGGACGAGGGGCGCCGCGAGACGAGCGTCATCCACGACCTGGTCCAGATTGCGAATGATACAGAGTATGGACTGAGCGCGGCCGTTTGGGGCAAGgacgtggcgcgcgcgagggccgtCGCGAGGGGCATCGACGCGGGCGCGGTGCACATCAACACGATG ACGCCAGGCGACTCCCCCCTCGTACCGCATGGAGGGTGCAAGTCGTCCGGATGGGGACGGTtcaacggcgtcgagggcctgcGGGCGTTCACCCAGGTGAGGGAGAGCCACCCGCACACGCTGACGACAAGGTACGCAGCATTGAAGTCCCGGATgcaggcgcgcagcgcgtcccGCTGCACCTGTTTGATCT CCCGGCTACGCGCCCTCTTCCCCCCAAGCCTCCCCATCACGATCGAGCACGTCGGGTCTACCTCGGTGCCCGGGCTCGCGGCCAAGCCGAtcctcgacatcgacattgtcgtcgccgcgtccgacctcgcgcagggGATAAGCGTGCTCAAAGCAGCAGGGTACGAGCACAGAGGGGACCAGGGCGTGCCGAGCCGCGAGGCGTTCCGGCTCCCAGCCGCACCGGCCGCGAGTGGGCCACGCGTGAACCTGTATCTGtgtgtcgacggcgtcctcgcACTGCGCAACCACCTCGCGGTGCGCGATGtgctccgcgccgacgacgcgctgcgggACGAGTATGCCGCGACCAAGTACCGCCTGGCGAGCACCCAGGGCATCGATATGGACAGTTATGTCGAGGGCAAGAGCGAGGTGCTGGGGCGTATTCTGGCCAAGGGCGGGATTGGCGCCGCGGAGCTCGCGCAGATCGAGGAGGTTAATCGCGATACGAGGTAG
- the fmp52 gene encoding Protein fmp52, mitochondrial — translation MAQITLVGSTGLVGAAALSALLSSPTKLALTTLTRRAVPTPAPANTSTTLTALVQPSLADAVGAPEPLAHNGSVYITALGTTRAAAGSLEGQEKIDYVLNRDLAARAHADGAETIILVSSGRADSASYSGYLRIKGLLEDAVLEMGFKRTVILRPGVLLGRPDARFAENALGYAIRTLRWAGLPVVRYGIDASDVGAAVAQLALEPGEGVHYVYGEEMVALAAKYRAGLGE, via the exons atgGCCCAGATCACCCTCGTCGGGAGCACaggcctcgtcggcgcagcagcgctcTCGGCCCTCCTATCCAGCCCGACcaagctcgcgctgacgacactcacgcggcgcgccgtgcccacgccggcgcccgcgAACACGTCTACGACGCTCACTGCCCTCGTCCAGCCCAGCCTCGCGGACGCTGTCGGCGCGCCAGAGCCGCTCGCGCACAACGGGTCAGTGTACATAACCGCCCtgggcacgacgcgcgcggcggccgggaGTCTAGAAGGGCAGGAGAAGATCGACTACGTGTTGAATCGCGACCTTGCTGCGCGGGCTCacgcggacggcgccgagacg atcATCCTCGTGTCGTCTGGGCGCGCGGACAGCGCCTCGTACTCTGGCTATCTTCGCATCAAAGGCTTGCTAGAGGACGCGGTGCTCGAGATGGGGTTCAAGCGGACCGTTATTCTGCGGCCTGGTGTGCTGCTTGGCCG GCCCGACGCGCGGTTTGCAGAGAACGCCCTCGGGTACGCCATCAGGACACTGCGCTGGGCCGGCCTGCCCGTCGTGCGGTATGGCATTGATGCGTCCGACGTCGGGGCCGCCGTTGCCCAGCTTGCGCTCGAGCCGGGCGAGGGGGTGCATTATGTGTATGGCGAGGAGATGGTCGCGCTTGCGGCCAAGTATAGGGCTGGGTTGGGGGAGTAG
- the mtr_7 gene encoding N amino acid transport system protein: MTKTDPDCKHDGSVYITAADDVDVTYPSNKDGTADAAVDGVFGALDDSAAQSYRSVTTFGAFALITKANIGLGVLSIPFVFQVLGIVPGIIVILVLHCMFAYSAAAIGPFKANHPEVYGVAEAGFVVGGRWAKEVLYVFFYMLMVIAASGAMVSLSAALNAMSSHGACTAVFIAVVAAAGALLGAIPTLSRITWLGWAGIASLMAALLTLTISVGLQGRPADAPRPPAPWTKEFKIVGRPTFEEAMAAISTVLFAYSATPTYFNIAAEMRDPRGYNRAMLTSISLITLVYLVLGSVVYAFCGQYVSTPALGSAGPLMKKVCYGLAVPALLASLTIVTHLGAKHIFVRVLHGTHDLTHPTAKHWIVWLSTVLGTTLVAYVFASAIPNFGSIIGFFGAIVVPGVSLLPYTAMWWHDNWRHAPAAERTPRRCALLAVNIFIAVASLFFTIAGAYGAGVELVKSSATRGPWSCTDNSGRRE, translated from the exons ATGACCAAGACCGACCCCGACTGCAAGCACGACGGCAGTGTCTACATCACCGCAGCAGACGACGTCGATGTAACGTACCCCTCTAACAAGGACGGCaccgccgatgccgccgtcgacggcgtgttcggcgcgctcgacgactcggcggcaCAGTCGTACCGCTCCGTGACCACCTTCGGCGCGTTCGCGCTCATCACCAAGGCGAAtatcgggctcggcgtgctctccATCCCCTTCGTGTTCCAGGTACTCGGGATCGTGCCGGGGATAATCGTGATCCTTGTGCTCCACTGCATGTTTGCGT ACTCCGCGGCGGCCATCGGGCCGTTCAAGGCCAACCATCCCGAGGTGTACGGCGTCGCGGAAGCgggcttcgtcgtcggcgggcgttGGGCCAAGGAGGTGCTCTACGTCTTCTTCTACATGC TAATGGTCATTGCAGCGTCCGGCGCCATGGTCTCCCTCTCcgcggcgctcaacgccATGAGCTCGCACGGGGCGTGTACAGCCGTCTTCattgccgtcgtcgctgccgcaggcgcgctcctcggcgccatcccCACGCTCTCGCGCATTACGTGGCTCGGCTGGGCGGGCATCGCGTCCCTCATGGCCGCGCTGCTCACCCTCACTATCAGCGTCGGACTCCAGGGCCGGCCGGCGGATGCGCCCCGCCCTCCGGCTCCGTGGACTAAGGAGTTCAAGATTGTCGGCAGGCCGACGTTCGAGGAGGCTATGGCGGCCATCAGCACT GTCCTGTTCGCCTACTCTGCCACTCCGACGTA CTTCAATATCGCCGCAGAAATGCGCGACCCGCGCGGGTACAACCGTGCCATGCTCACGTCCATCTCGCTCATCACGCTCGTGTACCTCGTGCTCGGGAGCGTAGTGTATGCGTTTTGCGGCCAATACGTCTCGACTCCGGCGCTCGGGTCCGCGGGGCCGCTCATGAAGAAGGTCTGCTACGGCCTCGCGGTGCCCGCGCTTCTGGCCTCGCTCACAATCGTCACCCAC ctcggcgcAAAGCACATCTTCGTGCGCGTGCTGCACGGAACGCACGACCTCACGCACCCGACGGCAAAGCACTGGATCGTGTGGCTCTCAACCGTGCTGGGCACCACACTCGTCGCGTACGTCTTCGCGTCGGCCATCCCAAACTTCGGCTCCATCATCGGCTTCTTCGGCGCCATCGTCGTGCCGGGCGTCTCGCTCCTCCCCTACACCGCCATGTGGTGGCACGACAACTGGCGCCACGCGCCCGCGGCGGAGCgcaccccccgccgctgcgcgctcctcgccgtcaacaTCTTCATCGCGGTCGCGTCGCTCTTCTTCACCATTGCCGGCGCgtacggcgccggcgtggagCTCGTCAAGTCGAGCGCTACGCGCGGCCCGTGGAGCTGCACCGACAACTCGGGTCGTAGGG AGTAA
- the NIT22 gene encoding putative dehydratase NIT22, producing the protein MASLVMRRRLTAATAASLLSTSRTSPQHTFLIPTSLRLARQNSTTTTTRTMSGPGQGFEYDPQEVSWLQRDALLFANSIGATADELHLLYELNPKFAVFPTYPIILPFKGTTQEVIDFYGSKFTQAIPGVPKFDPRRVVDGQRSIQVFKPLPTSSAGKKFYIKNKVVGVWDKGKASVVDTQQDLVDDKGTLYATVLSSSFYVGQGGWGGPKGPAGVNYPIPSRAPDATISNQTTRETALLYRLNGDYNPLHATPEPGQKMGFGGEIIHGLYSWNSTAHDLLRAVGGSDPANLKEYSARFASPVKPGDKLTTELWKTGNVDKDGFEEILFVTKGAGGKPVLSNGRALIRTAAQSKL; encoded by the exons ATGGCATCGCTCGTCATGCGACGTCGCCTCACTGCTGCAACTGCTGCATCCCTCTTAAGCACCAGCCGCACTTCCCCACAACACACCTTTCTCATCCCCACATCACTCCGTCTCGCACGACAAAACAGCACTACTACCACCACACGCACAATGTCCGGACCAGGCCAAGGATTCGAGTACGACCCCCAGGAGGTCAGCTGGCTCCAGCGCGATGCGCTCCTCTTCGCCAACTCGatcggcgcgacggccgacgagctccacCTCCTCTAT GAGCTCAACCCCAAGTTCGCCGTGTTCCCCACCTACCCCATCATCCTTC CTTTCAAGGGCACCACCCAGGAGGTGATCGACTTCTACGGCTCCAAGTTTACGCAGGCGATTCCCGGCGTGCCCAAGTTTGACCCGCGCCGCGTGGTCGACGGCCAGCGCTCGATCCAGGTGTTCAAGCCGCTCCCCACTTCGTCGGCCGGCAAGAAGTTCTACATCAAGAacaaggtcgtcggcgtgtgggacaagggcaaggcgtcggtcgtcgacacgcagcaggacctcgtcgacgacaagggcacGCTGTACGCGACTgtgctctcgtcgtcgttctaCGTCGGCCagggcggctggggcggccCCAAGGGCCCCGCGGGCGTCAACTACCCCAtcccgtcgcgcgcgcccgacgcgacCATCTCCAACCAGACGACCCGCGAGACGGCCCTCCTGTACCGCCTCAACGGCGACTACAACCCCCTCCACGCGACGCCCGAGCCCGGACAGAAGATgggctttggcggcgagATCATCCACGGCCTCTACTCGTGGAACTCGACCGCCCacgacctcctccgcgccgtcggcggctcggACCCCGCCAACCTCAAGGAGTACTCGGCGCGCTTTGCCAGCCCCGTCAAGCCCGGAGACAAGCTCACCACCGAGCTGTGGAAGACGGGCAacgtcgacaaggacggcttTGAGGAGATCCTCTTTGTTACCAAGGGTGCTGGCGGCAAGCCCGTGCTCTCCAACGGCCGTGCTCTTATCCGCACTGCCGCGCAGTCCAAGCTGTAA